The segment CAGGTTCTGGGCCTCGTTCAGCGCCGGGACGATGACGCTGACAGTGGGTTCTTTCGGTCCGGCGGGGACCGGCGGCTCGGCGGTGATCCGCTCAGTGCCGGGCTCACCGGGAAGCACGCGGTCGACCGTGGGCATGTCTGTCTCCGATCGGGCAGGGTCGAGCCGGCCCGGTCCGGGCCGGAGGGAGGGAGAGCAACGGAGGGGTTCAGCTGGCCGGCGCCGGGGCGGCGGCGCCGGCATCGCTCACGACAGCGGCGCGTCGACCGTCCAGTCGTAGATGTCCTGGCGTGCGGTGACTTCACCGGTCGCCGCGGTGAACCCGATCCAGCCGTTGCCGGTCCCGGCGCCCTTGGCCAGGTCGACCGTCTGGTCGAGGAGCAGTTCCTCGGTGGCGCCGGCGGTCAGCGACCGGACGTACACCTTGAGGTTGTGGCCGTCGGCGTCGTAGCGGACCCGGGCCTGGAAGGGCTTGCCGAAGAGCGGGATCGACGATTCGGCGGTGGCGGAGTGCTTGTCCGGGTTGCCGCCGAGCACCACGGCGAGGTGGTTGCTGCTCGGGTCCGGGGTGTTCTGGTAGGTGTCGAACTCGACCGCGACGCTCTGCCGGATGCCCCGGTAGCCGAGGCCACCGCCCCAGCCGCCGAGCGCGCGCGGGCCGGCGCCCTGGGCCAGGAAGGCGACGCCGTCCGCACCCGGCTTGCCGTGGTGCAGGTGCGCCTTGAAGGACGTCTCGAACGAGTCGGTCAGGTCGACCTGCTGGGTGGACCATGCCGAGCCGGCCTGCTTGTAGCTGCCGTTGGTCAGCTCGATGACCCGGTTCTCGCCGCGCTCCGAGCTCACCTTGGCGGTGCCGTTCAGGGCCAGCGACTGCGTGTACCCGGCGTCGATCGGCCGGTAGGACAGGGCGTCGCCGTCGGCCGCGAGGGCGCCTCCGGCGTGCACCCCGGCCAGTATGGAGAGCAGGGCGGAAGCCAGGAGGCCGCCCCGCGCGATTCTGGAGGAACGCACGACATGCTCCGTTTCAGTGGTTTTGCCCGACTAAGACTCGGCCAAAGGTAGGGCAGACCACGGAGCCGCGTGTGCGAGTCGCGGTTATTTACTCCCGACGGTTTCCCGGATCCACTGGTGGAACGAGGCGATGTGGTGCTCACTCGGCACCAGAACCCCGCCGGACGCGTACGCCCGGGACGCCATCCCCGGCTGGCACCGCTCGCAGGCCTCGAAGTCCTGGCGGTTCACCCGGTCGAACAGCTCGACGGACGGGTTCAGGTCGGCGCCGGCGGCGACCACGTCCGGCCGGAACAGCCAGTCGCACTCGACGATCGTGCGGTCCGCGGCGAGCGGGAACATCCGGTGCAGAATCACGTGATCGGGTACCAGATTGACGAAGACCTGCGGTTTCACGGTGATCGCGTAATACCGGCGATCCTGCTGCTCGCTGAGGGTCTCGATGGTGGCCAGGCCGCCGGAACCGTCCACGGTGAACCCGTCGACGTCCGGGCCGAACTCGGCGCCGTGGCCGACGTAGTACTGGGCGGCGTACCCGCCGGCGAACTCCGGCAGCACGTGCACCAGCTCCGGGTGGATGGTCGAGCAGTGGTAGCACTCCATGAAGTTCTCGATGATCAGCTTCCAGTTGGCGCGTACGTCGTACCGGATCCGCCGGCCCACCGCGAGTGAGCCGAGCCGGTACCGCTCGATCGAGCCGAGGTCGCCGAGCCGCTCCACGCAGGCGCCCATCACGTCCCGTTCGAAGGAGGGCGGCTCGTCGGCGAGGCAGACCCAGACGTAGCCAAGCCACTCCCGGACGTGGACCCTGCGCAGGCCGTATTCGTCGCGGTCCACGTCCGGCATCTTCACCAGGTTGGGCGCCGCCACCAGCCGCCCGTCCAGGTCGTACGCCCACGCGTGGTACATGCACCGGAAGGTCCGCTTCACCGCCCCCGACTCCTCCGCGCACAACTGTGCCCCGCGATGCCGGCAGACGTTGAGGAACGCCCGCGCGCCGCCGTCCCGCCCCCGGGTGACCAGCACGCTCTCCCGCCCGACCGGCACCGTCCGGAACTCGCCGGGCGCCCCGACGTCAGCGCCCCGGACCACGCAGAACCACATCCGTTCGAAGATCAGCTCCTGCTCACGGGCGAAGAACGCGGGATCGGTGTAGTAGTTGCCGGCGAGCGTGGGCAGCAGCGACGACGTCATGGGGCATCACTCCCGGAAACGGCGGGGATGGAACAGGTCGATCGGGTGGGCGGTGGTCCCGGTGGTCGCCAGGTCGGCCAGGATCTCCCCGACCACCGGTACGAACTTGAATCCGTGCCCGGAGAACCCGCAGGCCACGGTCACCGCCTCGTGCGCGGGGTGGCGGCTGATCACGAAGTGCTCGTCGGGCGTGGTGCTGTACATGCAGGGCTCGCCGCGCAGCCACTCGCCCGGCAGATCGGGCAGGATCCGGGCGGCGCCGCGGGCCATCTCGTCGATCTCGTCCGGGTGCACCGCGGTGTCCAGGGCCTCCGGGGTGGTCTCGGTGCCCCGCCGGAAGAACGCGATCTTCGCCCCGCCGTCCGGGCCGTCGATGGCCGGGAAGCCGTACATCTGGCTGCCCTCGGCCGGTTCCCAGATGTAGATCGGGTGCCGGTCCGGCTGGAACGCCTCGACGCCGCCGCGCGGCCGGAACCAGTGCTGGACCTGCCTCTCGATCCGGAACGACACGCCCAGGTCGGCGAGCAGCCGCGGTGCCCACGGACCGGGAGTGATCACCAGCTGCCCGGCGGTGTACTCGCCGGCCGCGGTTCGCACCCGCACCCCGTCCCCGTCCGGCTCCCAGGACTCCATCGGCTCGTGGAAGCGCAGGTCAGCGCCGTGTTTGCCGGCCAGGTCGAGCTGGGCCAGCACGGTCCGCTCGGGCCGGACGAACCCGGCCTTCGCCTCGAAGAGCGCCACCTCGTCCGGGGCCGGCGCCATCGTCGGGAACCGCCGGCGCAGCTCCGCCGCGTCGAGCATCTCGTGCTCCAGGCCCCACTGCTGAGCACTGGCCAGAGCGCCGGAGACGGTACGCGACTCCGGCCGGCCCACCATCACCCCGCCGGTCAACGTGATCACGTCCCGGCCGGAGTCCGCCGCCAGCCGGTCGAACAGCTCGTAGGCCCGGAGCAGCAACGGCACGTACTCCGCGCCCTCGAAGTAGGACTGCCGGGTGATCCGCGAGCCGCCGTGGCTGGCTCCCCGGTCGTGGCCGGGACCGAACCGCTCCAGCCCGAGCACCCGGTGCCCGCGGGCGGCGAGGTGGTGCACGGTGGCACTGCCCATGCCCCCGAGGCCGACAACGATCACGTCAAATGCGGGCACGTCGAGCTCCTTAGCGCCGGATACGTTCGTGTTTCGGGTCGAACAGCGGCTCGGCCGCCACGGTGGCGAGCAGCCGCCGGTCGAAGTATCCGATTTCCACCTGTGTACCGGGCACGGCCAGGGCCGCGGGCAGCCAGGCGTACGCGATCGGGCCGCCGACCGTGTAGCCGTACGCCGCACTCGTCACATGGCCCACCGCGAACCCGCCGGCGTAGACCGGCTCCCGGCCCATCGGCATGTCCCCGGTGTCGGCGACCGTGAGGCAGGTGAGGCGCCGGTCCGGCGGCGTAGCCGGCCGGGCCTCCGGGCGAACCGCGAAGCCCACCCCGGCCTGGAACGGGTCGTCCTCCGCGGTCATGTCGATCCCCCAGGCGCGGTAGCCCTTCTCCAGCCGCAGACTGTTGAAGGCGACCCGGCCGGCCGCGATCAGCCCCAGCTCCGGTCCGGCCTCCCAGAGGGTGTCCCAGAGCCGCAGACCGTACTCGGCCTCGGTGTAGATCTCCCAGCCCAGCTCGCCGACGTAGGACAGCCGCAGCATGGTGACCGGCACCATGCCGAGATGACCCTGCCGGACCTGGAAGTACTTGAACGCGTCGGCCGAGACGTCGACGTCGGTGAGCGAGGCGACCAGCTCCCGCGCCCGCGGGCCCCACACTCCCAGGCCGCAGGTGCCGCCGGTGACGTCGCGGACCGAGACCCCGGCGGGCGCGTGCCGCAGCAGCCAGTCCAGGTCGAGCGGGCCGTTCACACCGACCTGGAAGCGGTCCTCCGCGAGCCGGGCCACGGTGATGTCGCTGCGCACCCCTCCGGCCGGGTCGAGGAGCAGGGTGTAGACCACCGTGCCGACCGGGCGGTCCACGTTGCTGCTGGTCAGGCCGTTGAGAAAGGAGACCGGCCCGATCACCTCGAGCCGGGTCAGCGGGGTCATGTCGTAGAGCGCGACCCGCCGCCGGGTCAGCCGGGCCTCGGTCTCGGCGATCGGGGACCAGTGCCGGGCGGACCACTCGTCGCGGGGGCGCAGCTCTTCCGGGGGCGGGTTGGTCGCGTACCAGAGGGGTCTCTCCCAGCCCATCGCCTCGCCGAACGTCGCGCCCAGCTCGACCTGGCGCGGGTGGAACGGGCTGACCCGCAGGTTGCGCACCGCCGGCGGGTCCAGCGGATGGATGATGTCGTAGACCTCGACGAAGCTGCGGATCGCGCGTTTGCGCACGTATTGCGGGGCGAGCTGGGCCGGGTCGAACCGATTCAGGTCGCACTCGTGCAGGTCGATGCCGGGGCGGCCGTCGACCATCCAGTCGGCCACCGCCTTCGCGGCGCCGGCCGAGTGGGTCACCCAGATCGCCTCGGCCACCCAGAAGCCGCGCAGGTCACGGGCCTCGCCGAGCAGCGGGAAGCCGTCCGCGGTGAACGAGAAGACGCCGTTGAAGGCGTCGTCCAGAGCGGTCCCGCGCAGCGCCGGGATCAGCTCCGCGGCCGCCGCCCAGGACTGCTTGAAGGCCGCCGGGGTGAACGGCAGCATCGACGGGTGCGCGTCGCCGGGGATGTCGGCGAGCTCCACCGGCATCGGTTCGTGCAGGTAGGAGCCGATGCCCAGCCGGTCGCCGTGGGCCCGGAAGTAGAGGTCGCGGTCCTGGTGCCGCAGGATGGGCAGGTCGTCGGAGGCGCCGGCCGGGGTGGTCCGGACGTACTGGTGCGCCATCGGCAGCAACGGGATCGGTACGCCGGCGAGCTCGCCGACCGCCGGACCCCAGAAGCCGGCGCAGCTCACCACGATGTCCGCAGCGAACGTCTCGTCGCCCGTGCCGACCCCGGTGACGCGGCCTCCATCCGACAACACCTCAGTAACACGGATATTGCCGATGAATTGGGCTCCGCGCGTGATCGCCCGGCCGGCCTGCATCTCGGCGGCTCGCACAGCTGACGCGAGCCCGTCGGACGGCACGTGCAGCCCGCCCAGGATGACCGATTTGTCCAGCAAGGGAAACAGCGCGACGCACTCGTCGGCATCAAGGACCGACGACGAGATCCCCCACGACTGCCCGAACCCGAACCGCCGATGCAGCTCAGCCAGCCGCGCCGCCGAGGTCGCCACCTCCAGACTTCCGACCGCCGCGAAGCACTCCAGCTCGGCGTACTTCTCCACGGTGTACCGGGCGAACCGCGCCAGGGTCCGCGACGGGTTGGTCTGGAAGACCAGGCCGGGCGCGTGCGAGCTGGAGCCGCCGGTGACGAAGAGCGGCCCCTGCTCCAGCACGGTGATGTCGGTCCACCCGCGCCCGGTCAGTTCATCGGCGAGGGCGCAGCCGACCACGCCCGCACCGATGATCACGACCTTCGGTCCGGCCATCGGTCAGCTCCCGGCCGGGATCCACGGCTTCCAGGTGGCCTCGTGCTCGGACACCCACTTCTCGGCGGCCTGCTCCGGCGTCATGCCCTGATTGGTGAGGTAGTCGGAGACCAGGTTCTGGTCGTCGTTGCTCCATTTGAAGTTCTTGACCAGCTGGTACGCGGCCCCACCGGTGTCCGCGAACTTCTTGCTGACGATCTTGTCCAGGACATAGTCGGGGTAGTCGCAGGCGACCTTCTTCGGGTCGGCGTCACACCCCGCCTTGTACTCGGGGAGCTTGACCCGGGCGTACTTCTCCTTGGCGAACAGCCACTGCGGCTCGTAGAAGTAGAAGAGCAGCGGCTTCTTCTGCGCGGTGGCCTGCTGGGCGGCCTTGATCAGGGCGGCCTCGCTGCCGGAGTAGACCACCTTGTAGTTCAGCTTCAGGTTGGCCACCAGCGCCTCGTCGTTGGTGACGTAGGACGGGTCGCCGTCCAGGAGCTGGCCCTTGCCGCCGGACTCGGAGGTCTTGAACAGGTCGGCGTACTTGTTGAGGTTGTTCCAGTCGGTGATGTCCGGGTACTGGTCGGCCATCCACTGCGGGACGTACCAGCCGATCACGCCGGTGTTGCCGGTCGGGCCGGCGTCGACGGCGACCTTCTTCTCCTCGATGTAGGTCTTCTTCAGGTCGTCGTGACCCCAGTTCTCCACGATCGCGTCGACCTCGCCGGTCTCGAAGCCCTGCCAGGAGATCTCCTCCTTGAGGTTCTTGAGCTCGACGGTGTACCCGAGTTTCTTCTCCAGCAGGTGCTCGATGACCGCGGCGTTCGACTCGTACCCCACCCAGGGGTTGACCGCCAGATTGACCGTGCCCTTGCTGCCGGCGCTGGCCGCCGGCTCCCCGTCGCCCGAGCTTGCGCCCTCGCAGCCGGCCGCGAGGAGCAGGCAGGCAACCGCGATGTAGGAAATCTTCATCAGGTCTGTCCCTTCGAGTGAAACCCTTGGGTGAGCCGGTCCAGCAGGACGCCGAGCAGCACGATCGCGAAGCCCGCGGCCAGTCCGCGGCCGAAGTCCTCGCGCTGGGAGAACCCGGCGACCACGTCGTATCCGAGCGCGCCGGCGCCGACCAGACCGCCGACCACGACCATCGCCAGAACCATGACTATCCCCTGGTTGGCGGCGAGCAGCAGGCCGCCGCGGGCCATCGGGAGCTGCACCTTCCAGAGCAGCTGCCGCGGGGTGGACCCGGCCGACAGCGCGGCCTCGACCACCGTCGCCGGCACGTCCCGCAGGCCGCGCTCGACCAGCCGGACCACCGGCGGGACGGCGAAGATCACCGCTGCCACGATCGCGGTGAACCGGCTGGCGCCGAAGAGCGCGACGGCCGGCAGCAGGTAGACGAACGACGGCATGGTCTGTGCCGCGTCCAGCAGCGGCCGGACCGCGGTGGCGAAACGGTCGTGCCGGGCGCAGAGCACCCCGGCCCAGACCCCGGCGAGCAGGGTGATCGCGGTGGCGACCAGGACCGTGGCCAGGGTCTGCATGGCGTGTGCCCAGAGCCCGAGCGCCGCCACTCCGGCGGCCGCTCCGGCGGCGATCAGCGCCGCCCGCCAGCCCGCGGCCAGCAGGCCGAACCCGAACACGACCAGCACGAACAGCCACCACGGCGTGGTCACGAGCAGGTGTTCCAGGGGGTTGAGCAGATAGGCGCTCACCGTGTTCTTCAGCCACTCGGTGCCCGCGTACCAGTGCAGTTCTACCCACGCGGTGAGCCGGTTGACCGGCGCCGCGAGAGAGAACGTGGGCACCCGGTCGCCGACCGGCAGCAGGGCGACGACCGCCGCCGCCACCAGCACCGGGACCGAGACCCGCCAGGGCATCGGGCGCCGGCGGGACGCGGCCGTGGTCACCCGGTCCAGCACCACCGCCATGATCACGATGGCCAGGCCGGCGTCGAAGGCGGCGCCGACGTTCACCCGTTCCAGCGCGCGCACGATGTTCTGGCCCAGGCCGGGCGCGTCGATCAGGGCGGTGATCACCACCATCGAGAGCGCCATCATGATCGTCTGGTTGACCGCGAGGATCAGCACCGGGCGGGCCATCGGCAGCCGTACCTTGGTCAGCAACTGCCGCCGGGTGGAGCCCTGCGCGGTGGCCGCCTCGACCGCGGCCGGCGCCACCCCGGCGATCCCGAGCTGGGTGATCCGGATCGTCACCGGCACGGCGTAGATCAGCGTCGCGAGCACCGCGGCCGGCGAGCCGATCAGGAAGAGCAGCGTCATCGGCGCCAGATAGGCGAAGGTCGGCAGGATCTGCATGACGTCCAGCACCGGCCGCAGCACCGCACCGATCCAGCGCACCCGCGCGGCCAGAACGCCGAGCGGCACCCCGATCAGCACCGAGAGCAGCACCGCCGCCAGCGTCAGAGCCAGCGTGTCCACACTCTCGGTCCACAGCCCGAGCACCGCGAAACTCAGGAACCCGGCGACCGCCAGCAGCCCGGCCCGCCAACCGGCGAGCACGAACGACACGGCACCGGCCACCGCCACCAGCCCGGCGAATCCGAGCCCGGTCAGCGCCGCCCCGACCGCCTCCACCAGCAACCGCACGCCGAGCCGCAGATAGTTCACCCCGAACAGGAACACCGGATGGCTGTCCCGGTTCGCATCCACCCACTCGCGCACCGAGTCGAAGAACCGGAACGCCGCGGCGTCCGCCGAATCCGCGGCCTGCGTCCCGCCGAAGCTCAGATAGGCGGCGACGGTTGCCACGATCAAGAACGCGGCGATGGTACGGGCCGACAGAAGTCCCCGGAGTCCCCACCGATCTCCGCGCCCGGTCCGGGCCCCAGCGGGGCCGCCGGGCTTGAGCTCGGGGCGGGCTACGGTCGTGGTCACGCAGGTACCTGTCTGCGGTGTCCCAGCAGGGCCGGGAGCAGCTGCTCGGCGTCGACCACACCGATCCGCCGGTCGCCGTCCACCACCGGGATCGGCCGGGCGGCCCGCAGCACCCGTGGCACCGCGTCCCGGATCACCGTGTCCTGCGGGAGCGGCGGGTCCTCGTACTCCTCGCCGTCCACCGCGGGCCGGGTGATCCAGCGCAGGGTGAGCACGTCGGCGCGCGGCACGTCCCGGACGAAGTCCGCCACGTACCCGTCCGCCGGGTCGCCGACCAGATCCTCCGGCGTACCCACCTGGACCAGCTCGCCGTCCCGGAGCACCGCGATCCGGTCACCCAGGGTGAGCGCCTCGGTCAGGTCGTGGGTGATGAAGACCAGTGTCTTGCCGACCTCCGCGTGCAGCCGCCGCACCTCGTCCTGCATGTCGCGGCGGATCAGCGGGTCCAGCGCGCTGAACGGCTCGTCGAAGAGCAGCACGTCGGGATCGCCGGCCAGCGCCCGGGCCAGCCCGACCCGCTGCTGCATCCCGCCGGAGAGCTGCTCCGGGAACTGGTGCTCGTGCCCGGTCAGCCCGACCAGCTCGAGCATCTCGGCGGCCCGGCGGTGCCGTTCGGCGCGGCCCACCCCCTGGATCTCCAGCCCGTAGGCCACGTTGTCCAGCACCTCCCGGTGCGGCAGCAGCCCGAAGTGCTGGAAGACCATCGCCACCCGGTGCCGGCGCAGCTCACGCAGCCGTTTCGGGGACATCGCGCCGACCTCTTCGCCGTCCAGGAAAACCTCGCCGGCGGTCGGCTCGATCAGCCGGGTCAGGCAGCGGACCAGGGTGGACTTGCCGCTGCCGGAGAGTCCCATCACCACGAACACCTCGCCCGGCCGGACCTCGAAGCTGACGTCCCGGACCGCCACCAGGCAACCGGTGCGGTCCCGCAGCTCGGCCCGGGACAGCTCGGCGAGCGGGGTGCCGACGACCCGGTCCGCGCGGGGCCCGAACACCTTCCACAAACCGGTCACCGTGATCATCGCTCAGCCCCGGCCGATCAGGTCGGCGGCGCGTTCCCCGATCATCAGCACCGCGACCATCGGGTTCACCGAGGTCATCGTCGGGAAGACCGAGGCGTCGGCGATCCGTACGTTGGGGAACCCCCGCAGCCGCAACTCCGGGTCGACGACGGCGCCGGGGTCGTCCACGGCGCCCATCCGGCACGTCCCGGCCGGGTGGTAGACGGTGTGGTGGGCGGCCCGCCCGTACGCGGAGAGCTCCTCGTCGGTGCGCAGGTGCGGACCCGGCGCGATCTCCCGGGCGATCCACGACGCGAACGGCTCGGTGGCGGCCACCTCACGGGCGAGTCGCAGGCCGTCCACGATGGCGCGTTCGTCGTACCCCTCGGGGTCGGTGAAATAGCGGAAGTCCAGCAGAGGCTTGGTGTCCGGATCGGCGTCGGCCAGCGTCAGCTTGCCCACGCTGCGTGGCCGGGGCACGTTCGGCGTCATCCCGAAGCCGTGCTCGGGCACGTCGTAGCCGAGCCGCTGGGTGTTGACCGTGAACGGGATCTGATAGAGGTGGAACATCAGATCAGGCCTGGTCGCGGACGGGTCCCGGCGGACGAAGAGGCCGGCGTCCGAGTCCATCGCCGACATCGGCGGGATCGGCCGGCTCGCCTCCCACAGGATCAGCGACTCCGGATGGTCCAGCAGATGATCCCCCACGCCGGGCAGATCCAGCCGGACGGGGATGCCCAGCCGGTCCAGGTCGGCGGCCGGGCCGATGCCGGAGAGCAGCAGCAGACGCGGGGTGTCGATGGCGCCGGCGCAGAGCACGTACTCCTGCCGGGCCCGGATCAGCCTGACCCCCTCGGCGTCGCGGACCGTGACCCCGCGTTCGGGATCCAGGTGGTACGCCCACGTCTCGGTCCGGATCGTCAGGTTGGGCCGGTCCAGGTGCGGGTGCAGGTAGGCGACCGAGGCGGACGACCGGACCCCGGTCTCCGGGTGGTACCCGACCGGGAAGAAGCCGGTCCCGTCGGCGAACGGGCCGGCGTTGAAGTCCTCGTGCACCGGCACCCCGAGCGCGGCGTGGCAGGCCGCCACGAAGTCGGCGGTCAGCGGGTTGCGGTCCCGCTCGGCCACCGGACTGATATTGATCGCCAGCCGCTTCCAGTAGGGCATCATCTCGTCGTACGACCAGCCGGCCGCTCCGGACGTCACCCAATCGGTGAAATCCTCGGCCGGCGGCAGAAAACTGATCATGGTGTTGTGCGACGAGCACCCGCCGAGCACCCGCGCCCGGGAATGCCGCAGGAACGAATTCCCGCGCGGCTGATCGACGATCGGATAGTCGTAGTCGAATGGCGTCTCGAGCAGGTTCAGCCAGTTGCGAAGTTGAAGAATGCGCTGGTCACCGACGTCAGAGGGGCCGCCCTCGAGGACGCACACCCGGAGTCCGGGGTCGGCTGAGAGCCGCGACGCCACGACTGATCCGGCCGTGCCGCCGCCGACGATTACCACGTCGTACTCGATCGTTTCCAGTTTGCGTCACCTTCCGTGGGCCCAGACAAACAGGATCTTCACGTGCAGTGGCGGCGGTCAATGGGAACGAAGGTGTTTTACCCGTGCGCAATAAACCCCGCCATACTGGCTCCCGTGGATCATCCGTATCTCGACGCACCGGGACCGCTGGCGTTCGCTCACCGGGGCGGGGCGGCGGCGGGTGACGAGAACACCGCGAAGGCCTTCGAGCGGGCGATCGAACTCGGCTACCGGTACGTGGAGACCGACGTGCACGCGACGGCGGACGGCGTGGCGGTGGTGATCCACGATCCGGCGCTGGACCGGGTCGCCGGGCGGCCCGGGCGGGTGGCCGCGCTGACGTGGGCGGACCTGTCGACCGTACGGGTCGGTGGGGCGTCCGCTGTGCCCCGCCTGGACGAGGTGCTGGACGCCTGGCCGCAGGTCCGGTTCAACGTCGACGTGAAGGACGACCGGGTGGTCGAACCGGCGGTCGAGGCGGTCCGGCGTACCGGCGCCGAGGACCGGGTGCTACTCGCCTCGTTCAGCGACTCCCGCCTGACCCGGGTCCGCGCGCTGGCCGGTCCCCGGGTGGCCACCTCGATCGGGATGCGCGGGATCGCCCGGCTGCGGATCGCCTCGACCACCGGCCTGCCGCTGCGGGTGCCCCCGTCGGTCGTCGCCGCCCAGATCCCGGTCCGGCACGGCCGGGTAACCGTGCTCACTCCGCGGTTCCTGGCTTATCTGCACCGGCTCGGCCTAGCAGTGCACGTCTGGACGATAGACGAGAAGAATGAAATGAATAGGCTTCTCGACATGGGTGTGGACGGCATATTGACGGACCGCATCGAAGTGCTCCGGGACGTTTTCGGCGCGCGCGGCCTCTGGCCGGCCTGAGGAACTACCGCCTCGACGGGGGTTCCGCTAATCTCCCAGGTCAGCGAAGTTGGCACATGATCACGTGAACCGGGGACATCATCCGAACGGATGATGCCGGGGGTTCACGGCCGGACCCATATTTCTTCCTTAAGTTCCGGACAAGAATTGGTTAATTGACACCGCGGAATTGATTTCTGTGAGAGCTGCTCTTAACGTCTGGGCGTCGGCGCCGCAGGGGTGGCTGACGGTCCTGGAATTCAGGGAAAAGAAGGTCTCGTCATGCGTAGATCGGGTCACCCCCGGCGCACCCGGATCCTGGCCGCGGGAGCAGTCCTGGTCGCGGCCGCCGGTGTCATCGGCTTCACCCAGTTCGCTTCGGCCGACGACACCGCCAATACCCGGGCGGCCACCGAGAGCGGCGCCGGCAAGGTGGTCGGGAACAACCTGACGATCCTCACCGACACCTGCATCGACAGCCAGCTGGAGGCGCACGACGGCTTCCAGAAGGGCAACCGGTGCGTCTCCACCGAGTTCGGTGAGGTCGGCTCGGCGGCGAACAACCCGACACTGCTGATCACCGAGGCCCCGCGCAACGTCACGGTCGGCGCGCCGTTCACCCTCCGCATCAGCACCCGGAACCTGATCCGTGACCGCTTCCTCGCGGCCGGCCAGGGTGGGTACTACGTGGAGAGCAGCGTTCTGCAGAACGGCCTGGTCCGCGGTCACTTCCACACCGCCTGCCGGATGCTGACCAGCACCAACGAGGCGCCGGACCCCGCGCCGGTGCCGGCCTTCTTCGTCGCCACCGAGGACAGCCGCGGCAACGCCACCCCGGACACGGTCACCATCCAGGTGCCCGGCCTGCCGCAGGAGGGCACCGCCCAGTGCTCGTCGTGGGCCGGTGACGGTTCGCACCGGATCCCGATGATGGAGCGCGCCAACCAGACGCCGGCGCTCGACTCCGTCCGCGTCACCGTCCGCGCCGCCGGCAACAACAACGGCGGCAACAACAACGGTGGCGGCAACAACGGCGGCGGCGGGAACAACAACGCTGGCGGCGGGAACAACAACGGCGGTGGCAACAACACCAACAGCGGCGAGGTGAAGCCCACCAAGCCCGCCGCCACCAACCCGGCCACCACGAACCCCACCAAGGCCCCCACCACGAAGGCGACGACCAAGGCGACCACCCCGCCGCGGACCAACGCCACCACGCCGGACTCCGAGACCCGCGACGACGAGGGCACCGCGACCTCGAACAACGAGAACAACTCCGGCTCGGAGAACTCGGAGAACTCGGGCACGGAGAACTCGGGCACGGAGACGGAAGCCGAGGAGACCGCGACCCCGAAGGCGACCAAGAAGGCCAAGCCGCAGCCGACCGAGACCGACGGTCCGGCCCTGGCCGCCGGTGAGGACGACGGCGCTCCCGACGACTTCCAGTACGAGGCGGCCGACCCCGACAAGACGCTGGCCGAGCCGCCCGCCGAGCAGAGTGGACCGCTCGCCCTGATCAGCAACAACCTGGCGTGGGTCGGTGGCGGGGCGGTGTTCCTGTTGATCGCCCTGATCGCCCTCGCGTTCGCCCGGAGCCGCCCGCGTAACAACTGG is part of the Actinoplanes sp. NBC_00393 genome and harbors:
- a CDS encoding ABC transporter permease, whose translation is MIVATVAAYLSFGGTQAADSADAAAFRFFDSVREWVDANRDSHPVFLFGVNYLRLGVRLLVEAVGAALTGLGFAGLVAVAGAVSFVLAGWRAGLLAVAGFLSFAVLGLWTESVDTLALTLAAVLLSVLIGVPLGVLAARVRWIGAVLRPVLDVMQILPTFAYLAPMTLLFLIGSPAAVLATLIYAVPVTIRITQLGIAGVAPAAVEAATAQGSTRRQLLTKVRLPMARPVLILAVNQTIMMALSMVVITALIDAPGLGQNIVRALERVNVGAAFDAGLAIVIMAVVLDRVTTAASRRRPMPWRVSVPVLVAAAVVALLPVGDRVPTFSLAAPVNRLTAWVELHWYAGTEWLKNTVSAYLLNPLEHLLVTTPWWLFVLVVFGFGLLAAGWRAALIAAGAAAGVAALGLWAHAMQTLATVLVATAITLLAGVWAGVLCARHDRFATAVRPLLDAAQTMPSFVYLLPAVALFGASRFTAIVAAVIFAVPPVVRLVERGLRDVPATVVEAALSAGSTPRQLLWKVQLPMARGGLLLAANQGIVMVLAMVVVGGLVGAGALGYDVVAGFSQREDFGRGLAAGFAIVLLGVLLDRLTQGFHSKGQT
- a CDS encoding quaternary amine ABC transporter ATP-binding protein — translated: MITVTGLWKVFGPRADRVVGTPLAELSRAELRDRTGCLVAVRDVSFEVRPGEVFVVMGLSGSGKSTLVRCLTRLIEPTAGEVFLDGEEVGAMSPKRLRELRRHRVAMVFQHFGLLPHREVLDNVAYGLEIQGVGRAERHRRAAEMLELVGLTGHEHQFPEQLSGGMQQRVGLARALAGDPDVLLFDEPFSALDPLIRRDMQDEVRRLHAEVGKTLVFITHDLTEALTLGDRIAVLRDGELVQVGTPEDLVGDPADGYVADFVRDVPRADVLTLRWITRPAVDGEEYEDPPLPQDTVIRDAVPRVLRAARPIPVVDGDRRIGVVDAEQLLPALLGHRRQVPA
- a CDS encoding GMC family oxidoreductase, whose product is MVIVGGGTAGSVVASRLSADPGLRVCVLEGGPSDVGDQRILQLRNWLNLLETPFDYDYPIVDQPRGNSFLRHSRARVLGGCSSHNTMISFLPPAEDFTDWVTSGAAGWSYDEMMPYWKRLAINISPVAERDRNPLTADFVAACHAALGVPVHEDFNAGPFADGTGFFPVGYHPETGVRSSASVAYLHPHLDRPNLTIRTETWAYHLDPERGVTVRDAEGVRLIRARQEYVLCAGAIDTPRLLLLSGIGPAADLDRLGIPVRLDLPGVGDHLLDHPESLILWEASRPIPPMSAMDSDAGLFVRRDPSATRPDLMFHLYQIPFTVNTQRLGYDVPEHGFGMTPNVPRPRSVGKLTLADADPDTKPLLDFRYFTDPEGYDERAIVDGLRLAREVAATEPFASWIAREIAPGPHLRTDEELSAYGRAAHHTVYHPAGTCRMGAVDDPGAVVDPELRLRGFPNVRIADASVFPTMTSVNPMVAVLMIGERAADLIGRG
- a CDS encoding glycerophosphodiester phosphodiesterase produces the protein MDHPYLDAPGPLAFAHRGGAAAGDENTAKAFERAIELGYRYVETDVHATADGVAVVIHDPALDRVAGRPGRVAALTWADLSTVRVGGASAVPRLDEVLDAWPQVRFNVDVKDDRVVEPAVEAVRRTGAEDRVLLASFSDSRLTRVRALAGPRVATSIGMRGIARLRIASTTGLPLRVPPSVVAAQIPVRHGRVTVLTPRFLAYLHRLGLAVHVWTIDEKNEMNRLLDMGVDGILTDRIEVLRDVFGARGLWPA